In one Silene latifolia isolate original U9 population chromosome 10, ASM4854445v1, whole genome shotgun sequence genomic region, the following are encoded:
- the LOC141607955 gene encoding uncharacterized protein LOC141607955 translates to MSETGMKPDKVPFKYLGINVSPKRLSVLDCHCLVEKVVERIRGLGARKLAYSGRLVLVQSVLSSLHSYWARIFIIPKTVIAKIEAVCRRFLWHGTEHQEGPALVAWDAICRPCNQGGLGIKKLYDWNIAALGKYVWWIEQKADHLWVKWVHSIYIKRGIWMEYEPSMNSSWAWRKICQVKTIFHQFFYGNVGQMTGQYSIKQGYKFLRPDIEKVSWAALMTVKWMVPRHRFCVWLIAQERLLTQDRLMKMQIITGNLCFMCGLVEEDHEHLFFRCEYSRKCRDLVHSWCPFQLPAEKCCDWWRNWRSRSLARKRVIAVILAKTMTNIWWCGNKCGVDMITRFDRVLNQAGS, encoded by the coding sequence atgTCTGAGACTGGTATGAAGCCTGATAAGGTGCCTTTTAAGTACTTGGGGATCAATGTGTCTCCTAAGAGACTGTCAGTCTTGGACTGCCATTGCTTGGTAGAGAAAGTTGTTGAGAGAATAAGGGGACTAGGGGCTAGAAAGTTGGCTTATTCTGGTAGACTGGTTCTTGTGCAATCAGTCCTTAGTTCTCTCCATTCTTATTGGGCACGAATTTTTATCATTCCTAAAACTGTCATAGCCAAAATTGAAGCAGTGTGCAGACGGTTTCTCTGGCATGGTACTGAGCATCAGGAAGGTCCTGCTCTGGTGGCTTGGGATGCTATTTGTCGTCCTTGTAATCAAGGAGGGCTTGGGATAAAGAAACTTTATGACTGGAACATTGCAGCATTAGGGAAATACGTATGGTGGATTGAGCAGAAAGCAGACCATTTATGGGTCAAATGGGTGCATTCCATCTATATTAAAAGAGGCATTTGGATGGAGTATGAACCATCAATGAATAGTAGTTGGGCTTGGCGCAAAATTTGTCAAGTGAAGACTATTTTTCATCAGTTCTTTTATGGtaatgtgggacaaatgacagGGCAGTATTCTATTAAGCAGGGATACAAGTTTCTTCGACCTGACATTGAGAAAGTAAGCTGGGCAGCATTGATGACAGTGAAGTGGATGGTGCCCAGGCATAGATTTTGTGTGTGGCTTATAGCTCAGGAGAGACTACTCACACAAGATAGGCTCATGAAGATGCAGATTATTACTGGTAATCTCTGTTTTATGTGTGGACTGGTTGAGGAGGACCATGAGCACTTATTTTTTAGGTGTGAATACAGTAGGAAATGCAGGGACTTGGTTCACAGTTGGTGTCCTTTCCAGTTACCTGCAGAGAAATGTTGTGACTGGTGGAGGAATTGGAGATCACGAAGTTTGGCAAGGAAACGAGTGATAGCGGTTATCTTGGCAAAGACGATGACGAACATATGGTGGTGCGGGAACAAATGCGGGGTGGATATGATTACTCGCTTCGACCGAGTACTTAATCAGGCAGGTTCATAA